A stretch of Arcobacter sp. F2176 DNA encodes these proteins:
- a CDS encoding ABC transporter permease, with product MLLKAFLIAIKEIRRNILRSILTVLGIVIGVASVIGMVMLGDGTTASVKENIEKLGTNMLILRVGQERRGGPRTDNSAKAFKIDDVTAIKNQIDNMKAVAPDNSTGVNLIYLNKSYTSSVVGTNNDYFVIKDWKLKEGRYFDESELNSGKSSCILGTTIVKQLFGSENPVGAKIRLKNFSCNVIGVLESKGASTFGQDQDEIVVVPLRMLQRKIQGNKDVKSIIISVNSNKNIKKAKKDITLLMQDRRSIKVGESDNFYIRDMEDLLSSMTSTTQMLTYLLGSIAAISLLVGGIGIMNIMLVSVTERTKEIGIRLAIGAMESEVLLQFLVEAIVLSTLGGIIGIILGISIGYIGVSSFDLPFIINEKIILIAFFFSTLIGVVFGYFPARKAARLNPIDALRYE from the coding sequence ATGTTATTAAAAGCCTTTTTAATTGCCATAAAAGAGATAAGAAGAAATATCTTACGCTCTATTTTAACAGTTTTGGGAATAGTAATTGGAGTTGCTTCTGTTATAGGAATGGTTATGCTAGGTGATGGAACAACCGCTAGTGTAAAAGAAAATATTGAAAAACTTGGAACAAATATGTTAATCCTTCGTGTTGGACAAGAAAGAAGAGGAGGGCCTAGAACTGATAACAGTGCAAAAGCTTTCAAGATTGATGATGTTACTGCAATAAAGAATCAAATTGATAATATGAAAGCAGTAGCACCTGATAATAGTACAGGAGTCAATTTAATCTATTTAAATAAGAGTTATACCTCAAGTGTTGTTGGTACAAACAATGATTATTTTGTAATAAAAGATTGGAAACTAAAAGAGGGAAGATATTTTGATGAAAGTGAATTAAATAGTGGAAAATCATCTTGTATTTTAGGTACCACAATTGTCAAACAACTATTTGGAAGTGAAAATCCAGTGGGAGCTAAAATAAGACTAAAAAACTTTTCCTGTAATGTCATTGGAGTATTAGAGTCAAAGGGAGCTTCAACTTTTGGACAAGATCAAGATGAGATAGTAGTTGTTCCTTTACGAATGTTACAAAGAAAGATTCAAGGAAATAAAGATGTAAAATCTATAATTATTTCTGTAAATTCAAATAAAAACATCAAAAAAGCCAAAAAAGATATTACACTTTTGATGCAAGATAGAAGAAGTATAAAAGTAGGGGAAAGTGATAACTTCTATATAAGGGATATGGAAGATTTACTTTCTTCTATGACTTCTACAACACAAATGTTAACTTATTTATTAGGTTCAATTGCAGCAATTAGTTTACTTGTGGGAGGTATTGGTATTATGAATATTATGCTTGTATCTGTAACTGAGAGAACAAAAGAGATAGGAATAAGACTTGCTATTGGTGCAATGGAGAGTGAAGTTTTGCTTCAATTCTTAGTTGAAGCTATAGTTTTATCTACACTTGGTGGAATTATTGGAATAATATTAGGTATTAGTATAGGTTATATCGGTGTTTCATCTTTTGATTTACCATTTATAATAAATGAAAAAATAATTTTAATAGCATTTTTCTTTTCTACTCTTATAGGTGTTGTTTTTGGATATTTCCCTGCAAGAAAAGCTGCAAGACTTAACCCAATTGATGCATTAAGATATGAATAG
- a CDS encoding ABC transporter ATP-binding protein, with product MNDNEVVIEFKNIVKTYGKGEAITHALNGIDFSIRRGEFISIMGASGSGKSTSMNIIGCLDSPSSGEYLFNNINVEKLNRNQLAVIRKNYIGFVFQGFNLLGRTSALENVELPLIYRKVPTKQRKILAMEALKKVGLESVANNAPSQLSGGQQQRVAIARALVTDPLILLADEPTGNLDSIKSVEILNLLKQLNEELNITIIMITHEEEMAAYSNRIIYFRDGHIDDSLKKGFK from the coding sequence ATGAATGATAATGAAGTAGTAATTGAGTTTAAAAATATAGTTAAGACCTATGGAAAAGGGGAAGCTATAACTCATGCCTTAAATGGTATAGATTTTTCTATAAGAAGAGGAGAATTCATATCTATAATGGGAGCAAGTGGAAGTGGTAAATCAACTTCTATGAATATAATAGGTTGTTTAGATTCTCCAAGTAGTGGAGAATATCTGTTTAATAACATAAATGTAGAAAAACTAAATAGAAACCAATTAGCAGTAATAAGAAAGAATTATATTGGTTTTGTTTTTCAAGGCTTCAATCTTTTAGGCAGAACAAGCGCTTTAGAAAATGTGGAATTACCATTAATTTATAGAAAGGTTCCAACAAAACAAAGAAAAATCTTAGCAATGGAAGCTTTAAAAAAAGTTGGTTTAGAAAGTGTTGCAAATAATGCACCTTCTCAACTTTCAGGTGGACAACAACAGCGTGTTGCAATTGCAAGAGCATTAGTAACCGATCCTTTAATACTTTTAGCAGATGAGCCAACTGGAAATTTAGACAGTATAAAAAGTGTTGAAATATTGAATTTATTAAAACAGTTAAATGAAGAGTTAAATATCACAATTATTATGATAACCCATGAAGAGGAGATGGCAGCTTATTCAAATAGGATAATTTATTTTAGAGATGGACATATCGATGATAGTTTGAAAAAAGGATTTAAATAA
- a CDS encoding TonB-dependent siderophore receptor: protein MEKYIVSKKHKTTNYLGASVVTASVLLSSPVILNADTTMSNPTVLPINVVETKEKEQNYTNSYKVNKSSSSKITQDLIDTPQTISVVTEKVLKEQQATTLQEALRNTPGITLNLGENGSTNDKNNIMMRGFDTQSSIYKDGVRDSSNSVKDMYNTEAVEITKGAVGADNGRGVSSGYINQVTKSPKNKDAAEISLGYSTGENGRVTADLNKKLNETTGLRINLLKHKGDVAGRDVLEIDRTGIAASLGFGIGTNTRTTINYERFKQDDIPDAGVPTIGLNSVPYFALEAAGISPKKADREDFYGSKSDFEKATSDTFGLLFEHDFSDSTTISNITKYSKTKQRMITRGLASADVTDVNNPNSWTVNRFSNQKWEENEIIVNKTNLSSSFETGSISHSLSTGLEFIKEKKTSKSYKNVGAMSAANLYNPNPSDSLTGRDLSFTPKNLKVEVETAGVYLFDSISLTDKFMFIGGGRLDKYKLKESGIESYTEVRRGPTLYRPVDIEDSGTLKSWKLGFVYKPLENGSIYISHATSQLQPGGKLSPLSTSDTSLDNPNKDPEESTTTEIGTKWNFLDNRLSLTAAIYKTLAKNQITEEDDGTYTQEGEKEVKGIEIGIVGQVTDKFSISAGFAKDKTKSKAKGRSDDGAALRFTPDWSATLWSTYNFTPAFTVGLGATYMGEQKVSSSKSGQDTPVNGRMTVIEDFLVFDAMASYKIDKHSSLQLNVYNIADEEYVANTNKDGFRYTPGAARSALLTYSYKF from the coding sequence GTGGAAAAATATATCGTAAGTAAAAAACATAAAACTACAAACTATTTAGGTGCATCAGTTGTAACAGCTAGTGTATTATTATCAAGTCCAGTTATTCTAAATGCGGATACAACTATGTCGAATCCTACAGTTTTACCCATAAATGTAGTAGAGACAAAAGAAAAAGAACAAAACTATACAAATAGTTATAAAGTAAATAAATCTTCTTCATCAAAAATCACACAAGATTTAATTGATACTCCCCAAACAATTTCTGTAGTAACTGAAAAAGTATTAAAAGAACAACAAGCAACAACTCTACAAGAAGCTTTGAGAAATACTCCTGGTATTACTTTAAACTTAGGTGAAAATGGTAGTACAAATGATAAAAATAATATCATGATGAGAGGTTTTGATACTCAATCTAGTATTTATAAAGATGGGGTAAGAGATAGTTCAAACTCTGTAAAAGATATGTATAATACTGAAGCTGTAGAAATTACAAAAGGTGCAGTTGGAGCTGATAATGGAAGAGGTGTTTCATCTGGATATATAAATCAAGTAACAAAATCACCTAAAAATAAAGATGCTGCTGAGATTAGTTTGGGTTATAGTACAGGTGAAAATGGAAGGGTAACAGCTGATTTAAATAAAAAATTAAATGAAACAACTGGTTTAAGAATAAATTTACTAAAACATAAAGGCGATGTAGCAGGAAGAGATGTTCTAGAGATAGATAGAACAGGAATAGCTGCTTCATTGGGGTTTGGAATAGGAACAAACACTAGAACTACAATCAATTATGAAAGATTTAAGCAAGATGATATCCCTGATGCAGGAGTACCTACTATTGGGCTTAATAGTGTACCTTATTTTGCATTAGAAGCTGCAGGTATAAGTCCTAAAAAAGCTGATAGAGAAGACTTTTATGGTAGTAAATCTGATTTTGAAAAAGCTACTTCAGATACATTTGGTTTATTATTTGAACATGATTTCTCTGATTCTACAACAATAAGTAATATTACGAAATATTCAAAAACGAAACAAAGAATGATAACAAGAGGATTAGCCTCTGCTGATGTAACAGATGTAAATAATCCTAATTCTTGGACTGTTAATAGGTTTTCTAATCAAAAGTGGGAAGAAAATGAAATAATTGTAAATAAAACAAATCTTTCGTCAAGCTTTGAAACAGGGAGTATTTCACATAGTTTGAGTACAGGATTAGAGTTTATAAAAGAGAAAAAGACATCAAAATCTTATAAAAATGTAGGAGCTATGTCAGCTGCAAATTTATATAATCCAAATCCAAGTGATTCACTTACAGGAAGAGATTTATCATTTACTCCTAAAAATCTTAAAGTTGAGGTTGAAACTGCAGGTGTATATTTATTTGATTCTATTTCCTTAACTGATAAATTTATGTTTATAGGGGGAGGAAGACTTGATAAATATAAATTAAAAGAATCAGGTATTGAAAGTTATACTGAAGTAAGAAGAGGACCTACATTATATCGTCCTGTTGATATTGAAGATAGTGGTACTTTAAAAAGTTGGAAATTAGGTTTTGTTTATAAACCACTAGAAAATGGAAGCATATACATTTCTCATGCCACTTCTCAGTTACAACCAGGAGGAAAATTATCACCTTTATCAACTTCTGATACTAGTTTAGATAATCCAAATAAAGACCCTGAGGAATCAACAACGACTGAGATAGGTACAAAATGGAATTTCTTAGATAATCGATTATCTTTAACAGCAGCCATATATAAAACTTTGGCAAAGAATCAAATAACAGAAGAAGATGATGGAACATATACACAAGAAGGTGAAAAAGAGGTAAAAGGTATCGAAATTGGAATTGTTGGTCAAGTTACTGATAAATTTTCAATTAGTGCAGGGTTTGCTAAAGATAAAACAAAATCTAAAGCAAAAGGTAGAAGTGATGATGGTGCAGCTTTAAGATTTACACCTGATTGGAGTGCAACTTTATGGAGTACTTATAACTTTACGCCAGCCTTTACTGTTGGGTTAGGTGCCACATATATGGGTGAACAAAAAGTTTCATCATCAAAATCAGGACAAGATACTCCTGTAAATGGAAGAATGACAGTAATAGAAGACTTCTTAGTATTTGATGCTATGGCTTCATATAAAATAGATAAACATTCATCTTTGCAGTTAAATGTTTACAACATTGCAGATGAAGAGTATGTCGCAAATACCAATAAAGATGGATTTAGATATACACCAGGAGCTGCAAGGTCAGCTTTATTAACTTATAGTTATAAATTTTAA
- a CDS encoding efflux RND transporter periplasmic adaptor subunit, whose translation MNETLQNDLDKYKSKKGKKSNLFIGIFLLLIIVGLCFYFFMFNQNEQKEFHYDTSKIKKGDLEVVVSATGNLKPTNSVDIGIEVSGTIKDIYVDFNDEVKVGQILAKLDTTKLQSQVDSSKASLTIAKANLKENEVNVKSKKLTYTRTLRMYEQSGGKYPSQNILDESKFDYESALSSFDSMEAKVKQAEFNLKTDEQNLDKAVVKSSINGIVLNRAVEVGQTVAASMSTPVLFTLAKDLSKMDLVVSIDEADVADIKKGLNVTFTVDAYPKETFKGKIKQVRLNPVEVNGVVTYETVVLVDNEKLFLRPGMTASAEIITKESKDKLLVPNSALRFKPTLKNKENKNGAGIVGPKRPMVKREAKSVGKIEFGNVWILKDNKPQRIRIKILDTNGTVTSVESKDLKVDDEVIISQSSDDE comes from the coding sequence ATGAATGAAACTTTACAAAATGATTTAGATAAATATAAAAGTAAAAAAGGAAAGAAAAGTAATCTTTTTATAGGAATATTTTTATTATTGATTATTGTTGGACTTTGTTTTTATTTTTTTATGTTTAATCAAAATGAACAAAAAGAGTTTCATTATGATACTTCCAAAATCAAGAAAGGTGATTTAGAAGTAGTAGTTTCAGCTACAGGAAATTTAAAACCAACAAATAGTGTAGATATTGGAATTGAAGTTTCAGGAACAATAAAAGATATATATGTAGATTTTAATGATGAAGTTAAAGTAGGGCAAATATTAGCAAAACTTGATACTACAAAATTACAATCACAAGTAGATAGTTCAAAAGCTTCATTAACTATTGCAAAAGCAAATTTAAAAGAAAATGAAGTAAATGTAAAAAGTAAAAAATTAACTTATACTAGAACATTAAGAATGTATGAACAGTCAGGTGGAAAATATCCTTCTCAAAATATACTTGATGAATCAAAATTTGATTATGAAAGTGCTCTTTCAAGCTTTGATTCAATGGAAGCAAAAGTAAAACAAGCAGAGTTTAATCTAAAAACTGATGAACAAAATCTTGATAAAGCAGTTGTAAAATCATCTATTAATGGAATAGTTTTAAATAGAGCAGTAGAAGTAGGACAAACAGTTGCTGCATCTATGTCAACACCTGTATTATTCACTTTAGCAAAAGATTTATCAAAAATGGATTTAGTAGTAAGTATAGATGAAGCAGATGTTGCAGATATAAAAAAAGGGTTAAATGTCACCTTTACAGTTGATGCTTATCCAAAAGAGACATTTAAAGGAAAGATAAAACAAGTAAGACTAAATCCTGTAGAAGTAAATGGGGTAGTTACATATGAAACTGTAGTTTTAGTAGACAATGAAAAACTATTTTTAAGACCAGGAATGACTGCTAGTGCAGAGATTATTACAAAAGAATCAAAAGATAAATTACTTGTACCAAATAGTGCTTTAAGATTTAAGCCTACTTTGAAAAATAAAGAGAACAAAAATGGGGCTGGAATAGTTGGTCCTAAGAGACCAATGGTAAAAAGAGAAGCAAAAAGTGTAGGGAAAATAGAATTTGGGAATGTTTGGATATTAAAAGACAATAAACCACAAAGAATAAGAATAAAAATTTTGGATACAAACGGTACGGTTACAAGTGTTGAATCAAAAGACTTAAAAGTAGATGATGAAGTAATTATTTCTCAAAGTAGTGATGATGAATGA
- a CDS encoding imelysin family protein: MNNTKKLLISLSVVTAIALTGCVTESNTGTKQEVVKSKTILEAYANIAIDNYTDALNDAKALVTAIDKFASNPTEESLQNAKNAWLTSRESYGQTEAFRLSNGPIDAEDGWVAKSYDALEGQINAWPLDENMIDYTIDANGKKTAGNIIDTVGVFNPGGEDAKPVDVTKITANAISELNENGGEANVASGYHAVEFLLWGQDQDYSNFLKDSITNGPMTAGQRPLSDFTSDVDAPRRLEYLKAASQKIVSDLEVVTSAWAKNVDGTKGLYRAAILDQLKGDNASKNISQNDALKQIIAGMGVFMKSELANERIAVAVLTPSEEDEHSCFSDNTHRDIAMNYQGFKNILTSTYNGKKYGPSLLDKVDGDSKAKIEKLMKSIEEKIALVDETAKTKEHFDYQIRPTSPMSKVIVKLKNEMRKLGDTMVDVASANGISLTKDDVTDADETKL; encoded by the coding sequence ATGAATAACACAAAAAAACTACTAATCTCACTTTCAGTTGTAACTGCAATTGCACTAACTGGTTGCGTTACGGAATCAAATACTGGCACTAAACAAGAAGTTGTTAAATCAAAAACAATATTAGAAGCTTATGCTAATATTGCAATTGATAATTATACAGATGCATTAAATGATGCAAAAGCTTTGGTAACAGCAATTGATAAATTTGCTTCTAATCCTACAGAAGAAAGTTTACAAAATGCAAAAAATGCTTGGTTAACTTCAAGAGAAAGTTATGGTCAAACTGAAGCATTTAGATTATCAAATGGTCCAATTGATGCAGAAGATGGATGGGTTGCAAAAAGTTATGATGCCTTAGAAGGACAAATTAATGCTTGGCCATTAGATGAAAATATGATTGATTATACAATTGATGCAAATGGTAAAAAAACAGCAGGTAATATTATTGATACTGTTGGAGTATTTAATCCAGGAGGAGAAGATGCAAAACCAGTTGATGTAACAAAAATTACTGCTAATGCTATTTCAGAATTAAATGAAAATGGTGGAGAGGCAAATGTTGCAAGTGGATACCATGCCGTAGAATTTTTATTATGGGGACAAGATCAAGATTATTCAAATTTCTTAAAAGATTCAATTACTAATGGACCAATGACAGCAGGTCAAAGACCACTTAGTGACTTTACAAGTGATGTAGATGCTCCAAGAAGATTAGAGTATTTAAAAGCTGCTTCACAAAAAATAGTAAGTGACTTAGAAGTTGTAACTTCTGCTTGGGCAAAAAATGTTGATGGAACTAAAGGATTATATAGAGCTGCTATTTTAGATCAATTAAAAGGTGATAATGCATCAAAAAACATATCTCAAAATGATGCTTTAAAACAAATCATTGCAGGTATGGGTGTATTTATGAAATCAGAATTAGCAAATGAAAGAATTGCAGTTGCGGTATTAACACCATCTGAAGAAGATGAACACTCTTGTTTTTCTGATAACACGCATAGAGATATCGCTATGAATTATCAAGGTTTCAAAAACATTTTAACTTCAACTTATAATGGGAAAAAATATGGCCCATCTCTTTTAGATAAAGTGGATGGAGATTCTAAAGCAAAAATTGAAAAACTTATGAAATCAATTGAAGAAAAAATTGCCTTAGTAGACGAAACTGCAAAAACAAAAGAACATTTTGATTATCAAATAAGACCAACAAGTCCTATGTCAAAAGTGATTGTAAAACTTAAAAATGAAATGAGAAAACTTGGTGATACTATGGTTGATGTTGCTAGTGCAAATGGAATAAGCTTAACAAAAGATGATGTAACAGACGCAGATGAAACTAAACTTTAA
- a CDS encoding di-heme oxidoredictase family protein: MKLNFNLLAFLLLFTTTLYSSQQEMNNEDYDKYILGRSFFTIPWVEAPSATTARDGLGPLFNANACIACHPNTARGVLYNKKNEASKSLIPKLSIDSDNSKLHKNILKRDGFIPDSVYGAQISISGVQGVPYEANVNIDFEKIKLFFDNKEHYIYKPKYTLKNLNYGHLTNSTNISYRIAPTLYGMGLLSKIDEKSILANVDENDSNHDGISGRANYVYSKITKKEELGRFTYKASVAFVKEQIANAAFNDMGLTTSLLKGENCTKSQTACLKAPKARDEIDITDERLDAITYYLENLPTYTPTKSKNFEKGIEVFSKIGCTSCHVPSLKANDGTDIYTFSDLLLHDMGEGLSDGRSEFQASKNEFRTTPLWGYTVERKAYRLLHDGRANTFQEAILWHGGEATKAKENYVALNKKEKKLLIEFLKGL, translated from the coding sequence ATGAAACTAAACTTTAATCTCTTAGCATTTTTACTATTATTTACAACAACTCTATATTCATCTCAACAAGAGATGAATAATGAAGATTATGATAAATATATATTAGGAAGAAGTTTTTTTACTATTCCTTGGGTTGAGGCACCTAGTGCCACAACTGCAAGGGATGGTCTTGGACCTTTGTTTAATGCAAATGCTTGCATAGCATGTCACCCAAACACTGCAAGAGGTGTTTTATACAATAAAAAAAATGAAGCTTCAAAGTCTTTAATTCCAAAACTTTCAATTGACTCAGATAATTCAAAATTGCATAAAAATATTTTAAAAAGAGATGGTTTTATTCCTGATTCAGTTTATGGTGCTCAAATATCTATAAGTGGGGTACAAGGTGTTCCATATGAAGCAAATGTAAATATTGACTTTGAGAAAATAAAACTTTTTTTTGACAATAAAGAACACTATATTTATAAACCAAAATATACTTTAAAAAATCTAAATTATGGTCATCTTACTAATTCAACAAATATATCATACAGAATTGCTCCAACGCTTTATGGAATGGGTTTGCTTTCAAAAATAGATGAAAAATCAATTCTTGCAAATGTGGATGAAAATGATTCAAATCATGATGGAATAAGTGGAAGAGCAAATTATGTTTACTCAAAAATTACAAAAAAAGAAGAGTTAGGGAGATTTACATATAAAGCAAGTGTTGCTTTTGTAAAAGAACAAATAGCAAATGCAGCATTTAATGATATGGGATTGACAACAAGTCTTTTAAAAGGTGAGAATTGTACTAAATCTCAAACTGCTTGTTTAAAAGCTCCAAAAGCTAGAGATGAGATAGATATTACAGATGAAAGATTAGATGCAATTACTTATTATTTAGAAAATCTTCCAACTTATACTCCAACAAAAAGTAAAAACTTTGAAAAAGGTATAGAAGTATTTTCTAAGATTGGATGTACTTCTTGTCATGTGCCCTCATTAAAAGCAAATGACGGTACAGATATTTATACTTTTTCGGATCTTTTATTACATGATATGGGAGAGGGTTTAAGTGATGGAAGAAGTGAGTTTCAAGCTTCAAAAAATGAATTTAGAACAACTCCATTGTGGGGATATACTGTTGAAAGAAAAGCTTATAGATTATTACATGATGGACGAGCGAATACATTTCAAGAGGCTATTTTATGGCATGGAGGAGAAGCAACAAAGGCAAAAGAAAATTATGTTGCTTTAAATAAAAAAGAAAAGAAACTTTTAATTGAGTTTCTAAAAGGATTATAA
- a CDS encoding Fe2+-dependent dioxygenase: protein MLLHIPNVLTKEQIKECRKLLDEATWIDGKLTAGSQAINVKSNLQLAENDPLLKHLRDIITSTLKSNPLFVSAALPNHIISPFINRYENSGAYGNHVDNSILYDTTVGKNFRTDISCSLFFTEPEEYEGGEMIIEDTFGTHEVKLPAGDLILYPSTSLHRVEPVVSGVRMVSFMWTQSMIRSAWKRSILFELDNTIQSLRSKYGETKEAVDLSIHYHKLIQEWAEL, encoded by the coding sequence ATGCTTTTACACATACCAAATGTATTAACAAAGGAACAAATAAAAGAGTGTAGAAAACTCTTAGATGAAGCTACTTGGATTGATGGAAAACTAACAGCTGGAAGTCAAGCTATTAATGTAAAAAGTAATCTACAACTAGCCGAAAATGATCCTTTGTTAAAACATTTAAGAGATATTATTACTTCTACTTTAAAATCAAATCCTCTTTTTGTCTCAGCTGCCTTGCCAAATCATATAATTTCACCTTTTATAAATAGATACGAAAATAGTGGTGCTTATGGAAATCATGTTGATAACTCAATTTTATATGATACAACAGTTGGTAAAAACTTTCGTACTGATATCTCTTGCTCTTTGTTTTTTACAGAACCTGAAGAGTATGAAGGTGGGGAAATGATTATAGAAGATACTTTTGGAACCCATGAAGTGAAACTTCCAGCAGGTGATCTGATACTCTATCCTTCTACTAGTTTACACAGAGTTGAACCAGTTGTCAGCGGTGTAAGAATGGTAAGTTTTATGTGGACTCAAAGTATGATTAGAAGTGCGTGGAAAAGAAGTATTTTATTTGAACTTGATAATACAATTCAAAGTTTAAGGTCAAAATATGGAGAGACTAAAGAAGCTGTAGATTTATCAATTCATTATCATAAACTAATTCAAGAATGGGCGGAACTTTAG
- a CDS encoding TolC family protein, with translation MYKLIIMLVLCSLLNANELEVLKDSKKVLRQTEKKIIQKNYESSKNDWISPITISSGLNRSHSFNSESDSLTKSVSIGFSQSIYKSGGIEFTIKNAKDVLNSDLIAWEIENKAILETIYETLLEIKKVKLQIEQSEYSLKNKEIELILKKIQYEAGNADITELNDAIMSKNTQYKENISLKNSLKDKEYELSKYTNLKYNQIDLIDFKIIDKNEFLKNNLNIKYENSKVKVLDSSYKKLKSSYLPQLSVGTNYSYSRNENLQSDTQSTSKNGSISLNLSMPIYDINKSSTVEKSRLELLKQKIALNDIKDETLYEYEQILTQIDTYEQQSKIIKENLNLYDELINANRNSNESGMSSDYDLEILENTKKINEYDLTINNIDIKLQYSKLYFKTKV, from the coding sequence TTGTATAAACTAATTATTATGCTAGTTCTCTGTTCATTACTTAATGCAAATGAATTAGAAGTGTTAAAAGATAGCAAAAAAGTACTAAGACAAACAGAAAAGAAGATAATCCAAAAGAACTATGAATCTTCAAAAAATGATTGGATATCTCCAATTACTATTAGCTCAGGATTAAACAGAAGTCATTCTTTTAATTCTGAAAGTGATAGTTTAACAAAAAGTGTTTCAATTGGATTTTCTCAATCAATATATAAATCAGGAGGAATAGAGTTTACAATCAAGAATGCAAAAGATGTGCTAAACTCTGATCTAATAGCTTGGGAGATTGAAAATAAAGCAATTTTAGAGACAATTTACGAGACTTTATTAGAAATTAAAAAGGTAAAACTGCAAATTGAACAAAGTGAATACTCTTTAAAAAATAAAGAAATAGAGTTAATCTTAAAAAAAATTCAATATGAAGCTGGAAATGCAGATATTACAGAATTAAATGATGCAATTATGTCAAAAAATACTCAATACAAAGAGAATATATCTTTAAAAAATTCACTAAAAGATAAAGAATATGAATTGTCTAAATATACAAATTTAAAATATAACCAAATAGATTTGATTGACTTTAAAATAATAGACAAAAATGAATTTTTGAAAAATAATTTGAATATTAAATATGAAAATTCTAAAGTGAAAGTTTTAGATAGTTCTTATAAAAAGTTAAAGAGCTCGTATCTTCCTCAACTTTCAGTGGGAACAAATTATTCATATTCAAGAAATGAAAATCTTCAAAGTGATACGCAATCAACTTCAAAAAATGGTTCTATTTCTTTGAATTTATCTATGCCTATTTATGATATAAATAAATCTAGTACAGTAGAAAAATCAAGATTAGAACTTCTTAAACAAAAAATTGCACTTAATGATATAAAAGATGAAACTTTGTATGAGTATGAACAAATATTAACTCAAATAGATACATATGAACAACAAAGTAAAATTATAAAAGAAAATTTAAATTTATATGATGAATTAATAAATGCTAATCGGAATTCAAATGAATCAGGAATGAGTTCTGATTATGATTTAGAGATATTGGAAAACACAAAAAAAATTAATGAATATGATTTGACAATAAATAATATTGATATAAAACTTCAATATTCTAAATTATATTTTAAAACAAAGGTATAA
- the hemP gene encoding hemin uptake protein HemP: protein MNGNKDRKIESKEIFQKGNSIQIIHDGQAYYLKITKSNKLILTK, encoded by the coding sequence ATGAATGGAAACAAAGATAGAAAGATTGAATCAAAAGAGATATTTCAAAAAGGAAACTCTATTCAAATCATCCATGATGGACAAGCTTATTATCTAAAAATAACAAAATCAAATAAACTAATACTTACCAAATAA